A single window of Methylobacterium nodulans ORS 2060 DNA harbors:
- a CDS encoding four-carbon acid sugar kinase family protein has product MTAPRPLRDGPLVGFYGDDLTGSSAAMEVLAFAGLETVLFLQPPSPERLGAFASARAVGIAGMARSQPPDWMDRHLPPVFRLLAALGAPVCHYNVCSTFDSAPHVGSIGRAAEIGAAVLNPTWIPMVVADPGMGRYQSFGNLFAMAGEIGHRLDRHPTMARHPITPMNEADLRRHLARQTALPIGLVDFVAMKRGEAEARLAREREAGARIVSLDMLDRETLVEAGRLIWERGGAPVFGIGSQGFEAALVAYWRAAGLLPAAPTPARPPAVARIACVSGSVSPGTAAQIAFALDHGFAGIRLDATRAVDAAEWERETGRAAEQALAELGQGRDPLVFTAFGPDDPAVAALRRAVRNAGETPEAVNDRIGAGLGAILHRVVREARLTRAVIAGGDTSGRAAAMLGIDALTALAPMAPGSPLCRAHGADGAPEGLEVALKGGQVGRPDFFQAVKRGA; this is encoded by the coding sequence GTGACCGCCCCGCGCCCCCTGCGGGACGGGCCCCTCGTCGGCTTCTACGGCGACGACCTCACCGGTTCCTCGGCCGCCATGGAGGTGCTGGCCTTCGCCGGGCTCGAGACCGTGCTGTTCCTCCAGCCCCCCTCGCCCGAGCGGCTCGGCGCCTTCGCCTCCGCCCGGGCGGTCGGCATCGCCGGCATGGCGCGCTCGCAGCCGCCGGACTGGATGGACCGCCACCTGCCGCCCGTGTTCCGGCTCCTCGCCGCGCTCGGGGCGCCGGTCTGCCACTACAACGTCTGCTCGACCTTCGATTCGGCGCCGCATGTGGGCTCGATCGGGCGCGCGGCGGAGATCGGCGCCGCCGTCCTCAATCCCACCTGGATCCCGATGGTCGTCGCCGATCCCGGGATGGGCCGCTACCAGAGCTTCGGCAACCTCTTCGCCATGGCGGGCGAGATCGGGCACCGCCTCGACCGCCATCCGACCATGGCGCGCCATCCCATCACGCCGATGAACGAGGCGGATCTCCGGCGCCACCTCGCCCGCCAGACCGCCCTGCCGATCGGCCTCGTCGACTTCGTGGCGATGAAGCGGGGCGAGGCGGAGGCGCGGCTCGCCCGCGAGCGCGAGGCGGGTGCCCGCATCGTTTCCCTCGACATGCTCGACCGCGAGACCCTGGTCGAGGCCGGGCGGCTGATCTGGGAGCGGGGCGGCGCCCCCGTCTTCGGGATCGGCTCGCAAGGGTTCGAGGCGGCCCTCGTCGCCTATTGGCGCGCGGCCGGGCTCCTCCCCGCGGCACCCACCCCGGCCCGCCCGCCCGCGGTCGCGCGGATCGCCTGCGTGTCGGGCTCGGTTTCGCCCGGCACTGCGGCCCAGATCGCCTTCGCGCTCGATCACGGCTTTGCGGGCATCCGGCTCGACGCGACGCGCGCGGTCGATGCGGCCGAATGGGAGCGCGAGACCGGGCGCGCGGCCGAGCAGGCGCTCGCCGAACTCGGGCAGGGCCGCGACCCGCTCGTCTTCACGGCCTTCGGACCCGACGACCCCGCCGTGGCGGCCCTGCGCAGGGCCGTGCGCAACGCGGGCGAGACGCCCGAGGCCGTCAACGACCGCATCGGCGCCGGGCTCGGCGCGATCCTGCACCGGGTCGTGCGGGAGGCGCGGCTCACCCGCGCGGTGATCGCGGGCGGCGACACCTCCGGCCGGGCCGCCGCCATGCTCGGCATCGACGCGCTCACGGCGCTTGCCCCCATGGCACCGGGCTCGCCGCTCTGCCGGGCCCACGGCGCGGACGGCGCGCCCGAGGGGCTGGAGGTGGCACTCAAGGGCGGCCAGGTCGGCCGCCCCGACTTCTTCCAGGCGGTCAAGCGCGGCGCCTGA
- a CDS encoding SDR family NAD(P)-dependent oxidoreductase, whose amino-acid sequence MNQRLAGKVALVTGSARGIGLAIARAFAREGASVVIADVNEASAEEAASGLLREGGRAMAVAVDVADPTSIAGMMEAILRRHGRLDILVNNAGVGGNTPFLETSLADWNRIIGINLTGAFLVAQACAREMVRVGGGKIVNIASLSGQRGGNGRAAYGAAKAGLELLTKVMAVELAEHNINVNNIAPGAIETEMAKFAHDEATRAAYNYLIPMTRYGTPEEIADAAVFLCSDESRYVHGHTLNVDGGFRAAGLMFKRAAPPAA is encoded by the coding sequence ATGAACCAAAGACTTGCCGGCAAGGTGGCCCTCGTCACGGGCAGCGCGCGCGGCATCGGGCTCGCGATAGCCCGGGCCTTCGCGCGCGAGGGGGCGTCGGTGGTGATCGCCGACGTGAACGAAGCAAGCGCCGAGGAGGCCGCGTCCGGCCTCCTCCGGGAGGGCGGGCGCGCCATGGCGGTCGCGGTCGACGTCGCCGACCCCACCTCCATCGCCGGCATGATGGAGGCGATCCTCCGCCGCCACGGGCGCCTCGACATCCTCGTCAACAATGCCGGGGTCGGGGGCAACACGCCCTTCCTGGAGACGAGCCTCGCCGACTGGAACCGCATCATCGGCATCAATCTCACGGGCGCCTTCCTGGTCGCGCAGGCCTGCGCGCGGGAGATGGTGCGGGTCGGCGGCGGCAAGATCGTCAACATCGCCTCGCTCTCCGGACAGCGGGGCGGCAACGGGCGGGCCGCCTACGGAGCGGCCAAGGCGGGGCTCGAACTCCTCACCAAGGTGATGGCCGTCGAACTCGCCGAGCACAACATCAACGTCAACAACATCGCCCCGGGCGCGATCGAAACCGAGATGGCGAAGTTCGCGCACGACGAGGCCACGCGCGCCGCCTACAACTACCTGATCCCCATGACCCGCTACGGCACGCCCGAGGAGATCGCGGACGCGGCGGTGTTCCTCTGCTCCGACGAGAGCCGCTACGTCCACGGCCACACGCTCAACGTCGACGGCGGCTTCCGGGCTGCGGGCCTGATGTTCAAGCGCGCCGCGCCCCCAGCCGCCTGA
- a CDS encoding TRAP transporter substrate-binding protein, translating into MTIILSRRRFATLGATAVIGAALPLRYARAAEFTFKWGTNVPETHPLNVHARKAAAALQEATGGRVELQLFPNNQLGGDSDMFSQLRSGALECFTLSGVNVLSTLIPAAAISGVGFAFKDYPTLWRALDGRLGEHLRGQIGKAGLVVMEKIWDNGFRQITTSTRPVVTPADLKGMKIRVPVSALWTSLFKSLGASPTGINFAEVYSALQTKIVDGQENPPAIISAAKLYEVQKYCSLTNHMWDGWWFLMNRRAWGQLPPDLQETFARVVNAAALAERQEVARQNDSLKTDLAAKGLIFNEVDPAPFRETLTKSGFYKDWKAKFGPEAWAILEDSTGELA; encoded by the coding sequence ATGACGATCATCCTGTCGCGGCGGCGCTTCGCGACCTTGGGCGCCACGGCGGTCATCGGGGCGGCGCTCCCCTTACGCTACGCGCGCGCCGCCGAGTTCACCTTCAAGTGGGGCACGAACGTCCCGGAGACGCACCCGCTCAACGTCCATGCCCGCAAGGCCGCCGCCGCGCTCCAGGAGGCCACCGGCGGCAGGGTCGAGCTGCAGCTCTTTCCCAACAACCAGCTCGGGGGCGACTCCGACATGTTCTCGCAGCTGCGCTCCGGCGCGCTCGAATGCTTCACGCTGTCCGGCGTCAACGTGCTCTCGACGCTCATTCCCGCGGCGGCGATCTCCGGGGTGGGCTTCGCCTTCAAGGATTATCCGACCCTGTGGAGGGCCCTCGACGGCCGGCTCGGCGAGCACCTGCGGGGCCAGATCGGCAAGGCCGGCCTCGTCGTCATGGAGAAGATCTGGGACAACGGCTTCCGGCAGATCACGACCAGCACGCGGCCGGTGGTCACGCCCGCCGACCTCAAGGGCATGAAGATCCGCGTCCCGGTCAGCGCGCTCTGGACCTCCCTGTTCAAGTCGCTCGGCGCCTCGCCGACCGGCATCAACTTCGCCGAGGTGTATTCCGCCCTGCAGACCAAGATCGTGGATGGGCAGGAGAACCCGCCGGCGATCATCTCGGCGGCGAAGCTCTACGAGGTGCAGAAGTACTGCTCGCTCACCAACCACATGTGGGACGGCTGGTGGTTCCTGATGAACCGCCGCGCGTGGGGCCAGCTCCCGCCCGACCTGCAGGAGACGTTCGCGCGCGTCGTCAATGCGGCGGCGCTCGCCGAACGCCAGGAGGTGGCGCGGCAGAACGACAGCCTGAAGACAGACCTCGCCGCCAAGGGACTGATCTTCAACGAGGTCGATCCCGCCCCCTTCCGGGAGACGCTGACGAAGTCCGGCTTCTACAAGGACTGGAAGGCGAAGTTCGGCCCGGAAGCCTGGGCGATCCTGGAGGACTCGACCGGCGAGCTCGCCTGA
- a CDS encoding alpha/beta fold hydrolase, translating to MVIPGDGADFSQGERRWHHAFFRTLDLPEALCAGREDLVVRWLFDNYGHRPTCIPAEDQREYLRTYTTFGAFRAMLAFYRALPVDAEDNRAVLARNGKLRMPVLALGGEKSFGRGMECIESLRRVAEDVRGGVVKDCGHWIPEEQPEVLCDELLRFFGKEAG from the coding sequence GTGGTCATCCCGGGCGACGGCGCCGATTTCTCGCAGGGGGAACGGCGCTGGCATCACGCCTTCTTCCGCACCCTCGACCTGCCGGAGGCGCTCTGTGCCGGGCGCGAGGATCTGGTCGTGCGCTGGCTGTTCGACAATTACGGCCACCGGCCGACCTGCATCCCGGCGGAGGACCAGCGCGAGTACCTGCGCACCTACACGACCTTCGGGGCCTTCCGGGCCATGCTCGCCTTCTACCGTGCCCTGCCGGTGGATGCCGAGGACAACCGGGCGGTCCTCGCCCGCAACGGCAAGCTCCGGATGCCGGTGCTGGCGCTCGGCGGCGAGAAGAGCTTCGGGCGCGGGATGGAATGCATCGAGTCCCTGCGGCGCGTCGCCGAGGACGTGCGGGGCGGCGTCGTGAAGGATTGCGGGCACTGGATCCCGGAGGAGCAGCCGGAGGTGCTGTGCGACGAACTCCTCCGCTTCTTCGGCAAGGAGGCCGGCTGA
- a CDS encoding 3-keto-5-aminohexanoate cleavage protein: MQVWIEAALNGPWTRARQPRMPLAVDEIVADGIACARAGAAIIHVHAYDPATGRQIDDPDTYAAIIEGIRGVEDVIVYPTIPFVQSADAFRPGAVEMRFAAIESLGRRGLLEWAVVDPGSINLATFDEAARAEPGSVYLNPGEHVLRGLTLAAQHGFVPSYAVYEPGFLRLGAALARAVPGCPPPLYRFMFSDRFTFGFPPAAYALDAYLELLERTTAGSPWMVAGLGVDVRPLVPHAVARGGHVRVGLEDAPFGTEIGNPALVEEMVQLVEAAGGRPATAAEIRRACPAPGPVRA; encoded by the coding sequence ATGCAGGTCTGGATCGAGGCCGCGCTGAACGGGCCCTGGACACGGGCACGTCAGCCGCGCATGCCGCTCGCGGTGGACGAGATCGTGGCGGATGGCATCGCCTGCGCGCGGGCGGGGGCCGCGATCATTCACGTGCACGCCTATGATCCTGCCACGGGACGTCAGATCGACGACCCTGACACCTATGCGGCGATCATCGAGGGAATCCGCGGCGTGGAGGACGTGATCGTCTATCCCACCATCCCGTTCGTCCAATCCGCGGATGCCTTCCGGCCCGGCGCCGTGGAGATGCGCTTCGCTGCCATCGAGAGCCTCGGCCGGCGCGGCCTCCTCGAATGGGCGGTGGTCGATCCGGGCTCCATCAACCTCGCGACCTTCGACGAGGCGGCGCGGGCCGAGCCGGGCTCGGTCTACCTCAATCCGGGCGAGCACGTGCTGCGGGGGCTGACGCTCGCGGCGCAGCACGGCTTCGTGCCGAGCTACGCCGTCTACGAGCCGGGCTTCCTGAGGCTCGGCGCCGCTCTGGCGCGCGCCGTGCCGGGATGCCCGCCTCCGCTCTACCGCTTCATGTTCTCGGACCGCTTCACCTTCGGGTTCCCGCCGGCTGCTTACGCCCTCGATGCCTATCTCGAGCTTCTGGAGCGCACGACGGCCGGCAGCCCGTGGATGGTGGCGGGGCTCGGGGTCGATGTCAGACCGCTCGTCCCCCATGCGGTCGCGCGGGGCGGGCACGTGCGGGTCGGGCTCGAGGACGCCCCTTTCGGCACCGAGATCGGAAACCCCGCCCTGGTCGAGGAGATGGTTCAACTCGTCGAAGCTGCGGGCGGCCGGCCCGCGACGGCGGCGGAGATCCGGCGGGCCTGTCCGGCGCCCGGCCCCGTCCGGGCGTGA
- a CDS encoding Rieske (2Fe-2S) protein, protein MDVPSSDFVHAGSLAELKAKGRLVVHGRHSPILVIYDGGRVFALDNRCPHMGFPLDRGSVADGILTCHWHHADFDLASGCTFDLWADDVPTCPVELRDGEVWIRPSFGHGDPAQHWRRRLDDGLRHNLGLVIAKAVRGQLVAEVPPREILRQAALFAVGNRDGWGVGATILVALGNLLPLLPEEETYLALFHGARRVAADCDGEAPRRESVPLASRPDLATLQRWLRHWSGVRHREAAERTLLTAIASDAPPAALASLLFAAATDRAFAGSGHALDFVNKACECLDLIGWEHASAVLPSVVGQMVAARGADESTTWRHPVDLVTLCEKTAADLPDLFTRARRSEPWSDHAELSAALLGDDARAILEALEAAILAGASPADLGRSLAYAAALRVAHFGTSNEHADWETVLHVFTYANAIHQALKRLGADAAAQDGGIVAARGVLHGAMAVYLARYLNVPPARLPGEDGDRLDELPDTIGEIRAALLETFDHHRQVDRVGRLVARHLTLGHPPEALIATLAQGLLREDAGFHAYQMLEAGVRQFGEWGNTDPGRHILVAVARYLAAHSPTERAAFQTADIAQRLLRGGELHQCVGNDCSSA, encoded by the coding sequence ATGGATGTGCCGTCATCGGACTTTGTGCATGCGGGCAGCCTCGCCGAGCTGAAGGCCAAGGGGCGGCTCGTGGTGCATGGCCGGCATTCGCCGATCCTGGTGATCTACGACGGCGGACGCGTGTTCGCGCTCGACAATCGCTGCCCGCATATGGGCTTCCCTCTCGACCGGGGCAGCGTCGCGGACGGCATCCTGACCTGTCATTGGCATCATGCCGACTTCGATCTCGCGAGCGGCTGCACGTTCGACCTGTGGGCCGATGACGTGCCGACCTGTCCGGTCGAGCTGCGCGACGGCGAGGTCTGGATCAGGCCCTCCTTCGGCCACGGGGATCCGGCGCAACACTGGCGTCGCCGGCTCGACGACGGCTTGCGCCACAACCTCGGGCTGGTCATCGCCAAGGCCGTCCGGGGGCAACTCGTCGCCGAGGTGCCCCCGCGCGAGATCCTGCGGCAGGCCGCGCTGTTTGCGGTGGGCAACCGCGATGGCTGGGGGGTGGGCGCGACCATCCTCGTCGCCCTCGGCAACCTGCTGCCGCTCCTGCCGGAGGAAGAGACCTACCTGGCCTTGTTCCACGGGGCCCGACGGGTCGCCGCGGATTGCGACGGTGAGGCGCCGCGCCGCGAGAGCGTGCCGCTCGCGAGCCGACCCGACCTCGCCACCCTGCAGCGGTGGCTGCGGCACTGGAGCGGCGTGCGCCACCGCGAGGCCGCCGAACGCACCCTGCTCACCGCCATTGCCAGCGACGCTCCGCCGGCGGCGCTCGCGAGCCTGCTGTTCGCGGCGGCGACCGATCGCGCCTTCGCGGGCAGCGGACACGCGCTCGACTTCGTCAACAAGGCCTGCGAGTGCCTGGATCTGATCGGCTGGGAGCACGCGTCGGCCGTGCTGCCGAGCGTGGTCGGCCAGATGGTGGCGGCGCGAGGAGCAGACGAATCGACCACTTGGCGCCATCCGGTCGACCTCGTCACCCTGTGCGAGAAAACCGCTGCGGACCTGCCCGACCTGTTCACCCGTGCCCGCCGCTCCGAGCCCTGGTCCGATCATGCGGAGCTCTCCGCCGCCCTGCTAGGTGACGATGCGAGGGCCATTCTCGAGGCACTCGAGGCGGCGATCCTCGCAGGCGCGTCACCGGCCGATCTCGGCCGTTCCCTGGCCTATGCGGCAGCCCTCCGCGTGGCGCATTTCGGCACCTCGAACGAGCATGCCGACTGGGAGACGGTCCTGCACGTCTTCACCTACGCCAACGCCATTCACCAGGCGCTGAAGCGACTGGGGGCCGACGCTGCCGCGCAGGACGGCGGGATCGTGGCGGCGCGCGGGGTGCTTCACGGGGCCATGGCCGTCTACCTCGCCCGCTACCTCAACGTGCCGCCAGCGCGGCTGCCCGGAGAGGACGGCGACCGGCTGGACGAGTTGCCCGACACCATCGGGGAGATCCGCGCGGCATTGCTGGAGACGTTCGACCACCATCGGCAGGTCGACAGGGTAGGCCGGTTGGTCGCGCGCCACCTCACGCTCGGCCACCCGCCGGAGGCGCTGATCGCGACCCTCGCGCAAGGGCTGCTGCGTGAGGACGCGGGCTTCCATGCCTACCAGATGCTGGAGGCGGGTGTGCGGCAGTTCGGGGAATGGGGCAACACCGATCCGGGCCGGCACATCCTGGTTGCCGTGGCGCGTTACCTTGCGGCTCATTCGCCGACTGAGCGCGCAGCGTTTCAGACCGCCGACATCGCGCAGCGGCTGCTGCGGGGCGGCGAACTCCATCAGTGCGTCGGTAATGACTGCTCGTCCGCCTGA
- a CDS encoding GNAT family N-acetyltransferase has product MARLDMHDALSISEFSFPSAAIIPGNWRAEITHDLAYLEEPWTDLEARADGTLFQSHAWCRSWIEANRHAGCRVDLHVLSIWSSGRLVLLWPLVRRRLGPYVVLQTLGDPATQYSDALVERCANREPWIEAAWNALTSLAGIDAVLLRGVRADAAVAPVLAARCGHFVTRREEAPFCDFRPDARGGPVRRRSGRTLNTLRRHRRDLAEHGAVVFEIIGDPAGRVAAMREALRLKQAWLSRTNRISAGYAHPANQFFLETLATDPDFFAARITVGGETAAVEAGIVRNGIYASLVQSYDSRFAEHGPGRLLFWHMVEHAAEIGIEVLDFLAPSYPHKREWANDAMPVSDYAIPLRIWGRGVVTYIKHIRPRAKTCVERLRRLRRSP; this is encoded by the coding sequence TTGGCTCGCCTCGACATGCACGATGCTCTCTCCATATCCGAATTTTCTTTCCCGTCAGCGGCCATTATCCCGGGGAACTGGCGCGCCGAGATCACCCACGATCTTGCGTATTTGGAGGAGCCATGGACCGATCTCGAAGCACGTGCCGATGGAACTCTCTTCCAAAGCCATGCGTGGTGCCGGTCATGGATTGAAGCCAATCGTCATGCCGGCTGCCGTGTAGATTTACACGTCTTGAGCATCTGGAGCAGCGGCCGTCTCGTGCTGCTTTGGCCGTTGGTTCGGCGTCGCCTCGGTCCTTATGTCGTCCTACAAACTCTGGGCGATCCGGCCACGCAATACAGCGACGCGTTGGTCGAGCGGTGCGCAAATCGCGAGCCATGGATTGAAGCGGCCTGGAATGCTCTGACGTCCCTCGCCGGCATCGATGCCGTCCTGCTCAGGGGGGTGCGCGCCGATGCGGCCGTCGCGCCTGTGCTGGCCGCCCGGTGCGGCCACTTCGTCACGCGACGGGAGGAAGCGCCCTTCTGCGATTTCCGGCCAGATGCGCGGGGCGGCCCGGTCCGACGCCGGTCCGGGCGAACGCTCAACACGCTCCGGCGTCATCGACGCGACCTCGCCGAGCATGGCGCCGTCGTCTTCGAGATCATCGGCGACCCGGCGGGGCGCGTTGCGGCCATGCGCGAGGCATTGCGGCTCAAGCAGGCATGGCTCAGCCGCACGAACCGGATCAGCGCAGGCTATGCTCATCCTGCGAACCAATTCTTCCTCGAGACGCTCGCCACGGACCCGGACTTCTTCGCCGCCCGCATCACCGTCGGCGGTGAGACGGCTGCCGTGGAGGCCGGCATCGTCAGGAACGGCATCTACGCGTCGCTGGTCCAGAGCTACGACAGCCGCTTTGCCGAGCACGGGCCCGGCCGTCTGCTGTTCTGGCACATGGTCGAGCATGCCGCCGAGATCGGCATCGAGGTGCTCGACTTTCTCGCACCGTCGTATCCCCACAAGCGCGAATGGGCGAACGACGCGATGCCGGTCAGCGACTACGCAATCCCGCTGCGGATCTGGGGCCGGGGCGTCGTCACATACATCAAGCACATCCGGCCGCGCGCGAAAACGTGCGTAGAGCGGCTGCGCAGGTTGCGGCGCTCTCCTTGA